One Thermodesulfovibrio thiophilus DSM 17215 genomic window carries:
- a CDS encoding FmdE family protein, translated as MKFNDVVLFHGHSCPGLALGYRAAMAALEELSLKHSEDEEIVCIVENDSCAVDAVQVITGCTFGKGNLIFKDYGKQVYTFIDRKAGRAIRISVDFDYKETEEEKALWQRFVKGDRSSEVTNFINRRKTEKINRILEAPKNEILKITYPAIIPPKEARVFKSVRCQYCGEKVAEAKARLLNGNILCIPCFENSL; from the coding sequence ATGAAATTTAACGATGTAGTACTTTTTCACGGACATAGCTGCCCAGGACTTGCTTTAGGATATAGAGCTGCAATGGCTGCATTAGAGGAGCTTTCCTTAAAACACAGTGAAGATGAAGAGATTGTATGCATTGTAGAGAATGATTCATGCGCAGTTGACGCAGTACAGGTAATTACTGGATGCACGTTTGGAAAGGGTAACCTGATATTTAAAGACTATGGAAAGCAGGTTTATACATTCATTGACAGAAAAGCAGGCAGAGCTATAAGAATCTCGGTTGATTTTGATTATAAAGAAACAGAGGAAGAAAAAGCACTATGGCAGAGATTTGTGAAAGGTGACAGGTCATCAGAGGTTACAAATTTTATAAATCGCAGAAAAACAGAAAAAATAAATCGTATTCTTGAAGCACCGAAAAATGAGATTTTAAAAATAACATATCCTGCTATTATTCCTCCAAAAGAAGCAAGGGTATTTAAGAGTGTAAGATGCCAGTACTGCGGAGAAAAAGTTGCAGAGGCGAAAGCAAGATTACTGAATGGAAATATTTTATGTATTCCATGTTTTGAGAATTCATTATGA